The genomic window TAGGAACTATATATATCATTTATTGGAATAGAAAAATAGCATGACAAAGACGTTTCCCGTAATCTCTTCTATACTTTCAGCAAAAGAGATAGGTGATTTTATTAAAACAAGATACCAACTCAACCCAAAACTTCAGTGTCGCCTATTTCGAACAGGAATGAACCATACTTATATCTTATCTGGTTCTGAGGAAAAATACGTACTTCGATTGTATACGTACAACTGGAGAACGTTGAATGAGATTAAAGCAGAATTACAGCTTTTACTTTATTTACATCAAAAAGGAATTCAGGTTTCCCTTCCCATTCCGGATAAAAACGAAAATTTAATTCAACAAATCGAAGCTCTGGAAGGAATCCGCTACGCAGTACTATTTTCATTTGCTAGTGGAGAAAAGAAACGCTTTATCAAGGATAAAACTGCTGCGACTATTGGTTTAATAATGGCAAAATTCCATCAGGTAACGGTAGACAAAAAAATTGATCGAATTTCCTATACTAAAAATACACTTCTAGAAAAACCTTATCAAAATTTAAAAAGCTATTTCTCAGAACAACTTCCTGAAATGCGATTTATAGAAGAATATATTAAGTCCTTTTCAAATGTTGAATTTGAAGATATGCAAAAAGGAAGCGTACATATGGATATCTGGTACGATAATATGGCAATATTAAATGACATTGATATCACCCTATTTGATTTTGATTTTTGCGGTAATGGATGCCAAATTTTAGACGTAGGTTATTTCTGTAAGCAATTATTTCATATAGAATCAGATAAACAACAGTTTTTACTCAAAACTCAAAGTTTTTTAAAAGGCTATCATACAAATCGACCACTTTCTAAAAAAGAAATTGATTTTATACCTCGAGCGGGGGTTTTAGTCTTCTTGTTTTATCTGGGAATACAGGCACAACGGTATGACTGGTCTAACATCTTCTTATCCGAGAATTATGTAAAGATGTATATGGCTAAAATACAATCATGGATCAACTTCTGCCAGGAAAACAAAATAGATTTGAACGGTTAAATATAAATATACATGTGATTGTAGTAAACGCAAAAATGCATTAGTATACATTTTTGAAAAGAAGAATAAATGTACTTTGTATAACATTAATATCCAGTTAAAATTAATAGTTTATAGACATCATAAAATAAGTTAATCCTAAACTTTACATTAGTTTTAATTCTTGATTCTAGAAGCGATGGCAACCTGCCCGTTTACAGGTGGGTCTTAAATCTTTACCAGACACTAATGTTTATATACTTATAACTTAACCAATCTTCATCAAAAATACCAAAATGGAAACGACTATCCCCAATAACTACATGCAAAGTACCCGTAAACAGTTTGAATATTATAAAATCCTAGGAGAGAACACTTTTGATCAACTTCAGGAAACGGATTTATTCTGGTAACCTGGCAAAGATGTAAATTCGATTGCGATTATTGTAAATCATCTTTGGGGTAATATGCAATCAAGATGGACAAATTTTCTAACTGAAGATGGCGAAAAAACCTGGAGAACCCGTGACCTAGAATTTGAACCTGGTATCACTACAAAACAGGAATTACTACAAAAATGGAACGAAGCCTGGAAAACGCTTTTTACAGCCTTAGGTACCATCAACGAAGCTAACTTTAATACTAAAATTTTTATTAGAAACCAGGAACATACGATTATCGAAGCAATTAACCGGCAGATGATGCATTATGCTTATCATATTGGTCAAATAGTGTATATCGGTAAAATTATAAAGAATGAACAATGGAAAAGCTTATCCATTTCAAAAGGAAAATCTGAAGAGTTCAACCATAAAAAGAAGATAAAAGGGAAACATGGCGGACATTTTAGTGAAGATATTACGTAGTATACTAACTCGGCTAAAATAATTAATTTCAAAATGTTTGTTTAAGACAACATAACTCCCAAATGAATTTTTATCACCCCTTCCCTTTCCGTATCTTTAGTTCATAAAAAGAAGGGCATGCGATTTACTATAGAATCTGACTTTAAACCAACCGGAGACCAACCGGAAGCTATTAAACAACTAGTGTCTGGGATGCAATCCGGTGATAAATACCAAACCCTGCTAGGTGTAACCGGATCCGGAAAAACCTTTACTGCAGCAAATGTTATTGAAGGAACTCAGCGTCCTACCTTAGTACTATGTCATAATAAAACTCTGGCAGCCCAACTTTATTCGGAGTTTAAACAGTTTTTTCCTAATAATGCCGTAGAATATTTTGTTTCCTACTACGATTATTACCAACCCGAAGCTTTTATTCCCAGTTCAGGAACTTATATTGAAAAGGATCTGTCCATTAACGAAGAGATTGAAAAGTTACGCTTAAGTACCA from Aquimarina sp. ERC-38 includes these protein-coding regions:
- a CDS encoding phosphotransferase; the protein is MTKTFPVISSILSAKEIGDFIKTRYQLNPKLQCRLFRTGMNHTYILSGSEEKYVLRLYTYNWRTLNEIKAELQLLLYLHQKGIQVSLPIPDKNENLIQQIEALEGIRYAVLFSFASGEKKRFIKDKTAATIGLIMAKFHQVTVDKKIDRISYTKNTLLEKPYQNLKSYFSEQLPEMRFIEEYIKSFSNVEFEDMQKGSVHMDIWYDNMAILNDIDITLFDFDFCGNGCQILDVGYFCKQLFHIESDKQQFLLKTQSFLKGYHTNRPLSKKEIDFIPRAGVLVFLFYLGIQAQRYDWSNIFLSENYVKMYMAKIQSWINFCQENKIDLNG